The following are encoded in a window of Brevibacillus sp. DP1.3A genomic DNA:
- a CDS encoding DUF3870 domain-containing protein gives MNKNTVLTAGFAQIPKGTTLYEVSTMVGCVLIIDVDAEVICDASFTFVMDKTSEFLVSLLVGKTVADGMQEITKAIQERFLAPGQGAVLQAIRAAIERYHEKKA, from the coding sequence ATGAACAAAAATACGGTACTGACAGCAGGCTTCGCCCAAATCCCCAAGGGAACTACCTTGTACGAGGTTTCTACCATGGTTGGCTGTGTACTCATCATTGATGTAGACGCCGAAGTGATTTGTGACGCCAGCTTTACCTTTGTCATGGACAAGACGAGCGAGTTTTTGGTTAGCTTGCTTGTAGGCAAGACAGTTGCAGATGGCATGCAGGAGATCACAAAGGCGATCCAAGAACGTTTTTTAGCACCTGGTCAGGGAGCTGTCTTGCAAGCCATCCGTGCAGCTATTGAGCGATATCATGAAAAAAAAGCGTAA
- the nhaC gene encoding Na+/H+ antiporter NhaC translates to MNKPLSFSQSIWVLVTVFGILFPALFWGKVEPHMPLFLATIGASTLLFLFGVPWKQMEEGLIKGIQTAIAPMLILSLIGILIGVWMMSGTVPMILHLGISIISPEYFTLSALFLTVIVSSVTGSSFTTISTVGVAMMGVSTALGLDPLITAGAIICGACFGDKMSPLSDTTNFAAAIAGVSLSEHVKFMSRTAVPALVITAIFFGFQGQSASVNLDAIQEIQLALEQNFSLSLLSLLPAFVVLLCSALRKPILPTLVFGILSGIVTAALSEGVTSPVEWMTVMQKGFVSNIANEAVASIVDRGGLLSMTWSLALILIALSLGGILQYSGVFHALFSGFINRIKRDSEMVGLAGSSSILVNLLTGEQYLSILLPGQMFREAFEARGMAGRRLSRTLEDCGTLVNPLIPWGVSGAFFTATLHVSTLEYLPYVIYLWISPILTFLFAMRRQKA, encoded by the coding sequence ATGAACAAGCCATTATCTTTTTCGCAAAGTATTTGGGTGCTTGTCACCGTATTCGGAATCTTATTTCCCGCCCTTTTCTGGGGCAAAGTTGAGCCGCATATGCCGCTCTTCCTCGCAACCATTGGAGCTTCTACTCTTCTCTTCCTGTTCGGCGTTCCGTGGAAGCAAATGGAGGAGGGCTTGATCAAAGGAATTCAAACTGCGATCGCCCCCATGCTGATTCTATCCTTAATCGGAATTTTAATCGGGGTTTGGATGATGAGTGGAACCGTTCCGATGATTCTGCACCTCGGCATTTCGATCATCTCACCGGAGTACTTCACACTCTCCGCCCTGTTTCTGACGGTAATCGTTTCTTCCGTTACAGGAAGCTCTTTTACCACAATTAGTACGGTAGGGGTCGCTATGATGGGGGTCTCGACTGCACTCGGACTTGATCCCTTGATTACAGCCGGAGCCATTATTTGTGGAGCATGTTTCGGGGATAAAATGTCGCCTCTCTCCGACACGACCAACTTTGCAGCAGCCATTGCAGGCGTTTCCTTGTCGGAGCACGTCAAGTTCATGTCACGCACTGCCGTCCCTGCCCTTGTCATTACCGCGATTTTCTTCGGATTTCAAGGACAAAGTGCCAGTGTTAATCTAGACGCCATTCAAGAAATCCAGCTTGCTTTGGAACAAAACTTCTCGCTTAGCCTTTTATCGCTGCTGCCAGCATTCGTCGTCCTGTTATGCTCAGCGCTGCGAAAACCGATTTTGCCTACATTGGTATTCGGGATTTTGAGCGGGATTGTTACAGCTGCTCTTTCGGAAGGAGTTACTTCTCCGGTCGAATGGATGACTGTCATGCAAAAAGGCTTCGTCAGCAATATCGCCAATGAAGCCGTTGCATCAATTGTGGACCGCGGTGGACTGTTGTCGATGACCTGGTCCCTCGCCTTGATTTTGATTGCCTTGTCTTTAGGGGGCATTCTGCAATACAGCGGTGTGTTTCATGCACTCTTTTCCGGATTCATCAATCGAATCAAACGAGACTCTGAGATGGTCGGTCTTGCCGGATCTTCTTCTATTCTCGTGAATCTGCTGACAGGAGAACAATACTTGTCCATCCTGCTCCCTGGACAGATGTTTCGCGAAGCATTCGAGGCTCGCGGAATGGCGGGCAGACGACTGTCTCGTACTCTAGAAGACTGCGGGACACTCGTCAACCCACTCATTCCATGGGGGGTAAGTGGTGCATTCTTTACTGCTACCTTGCATGTATCTACACTGGAATACTTGCCTTATGTCATCTACCTGTGGATCTCGCCAATTTTGACGTTTCTATTCGCCATGCGTCGGCAGAAAGCTTAG
- a CDS encoding NAD(P)/FAD-dependent oxidoreductase, with protein sequence MYDVIIIGGGPAGASAAIYTARGNLKTLVIDKAPGTGALALTHKIANYPGVEGEMTGKELLDKMRRQAEGFGAEFIQTTISAVDVEDEEKSIFTAHGTFQAKAVIIATGSKGRNRMLPGEEQLLGRGVSTCATCDGAFYEGKHVAVIGDTEEAWEEAHALTKFTDRITFLVPRADLQGVEGLPELPNTEMRFRTRPLEIVGEKAVEGLRIRTAEGAEEMLSVDGVFVFLSGSKPGTDFLDGQVRLDEEGFMILDEFMQSSVPGVFGAGEVRKTPVKQAVVAAADGAIAAMAVDKYINKRSKVVPQYK encoded by the coding sequence ATGTATGATGTCATCATCATCGGCGGAGGACCAGCTGGTGCTTCCGCTGCCATTTATACAGCTCGTGGAAATCTAAAAACGCTCGTCATCGATAAGGCACCCGGAACTGGGGCGCTTGCCCTGACACATAAAATCGCCAACTACCCAGGGGTAGAAGGCGAGATGACTGGGAAGGAACTATTGGATAAAATGCGCAGACAAGCGGAGGGCTTCGGTGCAGAATTCATCCAGACTACGATTTCTGCGGTAGATGTAGAGGATGAGGAAAAAAGCATCTTCACGGCTCATGGTACTTTCCAAGCGAAGGCTGTGATCATAGCGACTGGTTCCAAAGGACGTAACCGTATGCTTCCAGGAGAAGAGCAATTGCTCGGGCGAGGCGTGAGTACTTGCGCGACATGCGACGGAGCTTTTTATGAAGGCAAGCACGTTGCGGTCATCGGTGATACGGAGGAAGCATGGGAAGAAGCGCATGCACTGACCAAATTTACGGACAGAATCACTTTCTTGGTGCCGCGCGCTGATCTTCAAGGGGTAGAAGGACTACCTGAGCTGCCGAACACGGAAATGCGTTTCCGTACGCGCCCATTGGAAATCGTGGGAGAGAAAGCGGTCGAAGGGTTGCGCATTCGCACGGCAGAAGGAGCAGAAGAAATGCTGTCCGTAGACGGAGTCTTCGTCTTCCTGTCTGGCAGCAAGCCGGGTACCGATTTCTTGGATGGACAAGTTCGCCTCGATGAGGAAGGATTTATGATTCTAGATGAGTTCATGCAGTCTTCTGTTCCAGGCGTATTTGGAGCGGGTGAGGTGCGCAAAACACCTGTGAAGCAAGCAGTAGTCGCTGCGGCAGACGGTGCCATTGCAGCTATGGCTGTAGACAAATACATCAACAAGCGTTCCAAAGTTGTCCCCCAATACAAATAG
- a CDS encoding PAS domain-containing sensor histidine kinase codes for MKNLLDSGWRSGHLYRSFFDQMIQATFLLDQFGRVFKGNPACQVLNGYPVEEWEGSLFWKLAVSEEQEMVRLQTQFAMNGDPRPFYTAFRHKDGTSIPVYITYGTFWEEGTSIGYYSMVQKLPASFGNSYGSKQCRVLDISGEGAFIYHAGELQYVNQAGMQLVGASGLDELLWYPFQSFFHPRDVPKIKGLLRILEEGETAAPIEVELIRLDGTRTEVEVCGTSVPMQDKPSVYILIRDITERKRAQEFLQNSEKLALVGQLAAGIAHEIRNPLTSLKGFVQLMQKDGMRKPEYFSIMSSELARIEMIVTELLVLAKPHTAVFEARDLSNLITHVVTLLETEAILKKVMIQVVFESEVPLIHCDENQLKQAFINFLKNGIEATSGNGEIVIRLRCEDDRVVIRFEDNGVGIPAHQIARLGEAFFTTKETGTGLGLMVSRKIIENHRGTLRLISTPGNGTAVEVCLPISS; via the coding sequence ATGAAAAACTTATTGGACAGTGGATGGAGAAGTGGTCATCTCTATCGTTCCTTCTTTGATCAAATGATTCAGGCCACTTTTCTGCTCGATCAATTTGGTAGAGTTTTTAAAGGCAATCCTGCCTGCCAAGTGTTAAATGGCTACCCCGTAGAAGAATGGGAAGGGTCCTTATTTTGGAAGCTGGCTGTTTCGGAAGAACAGGAAATGGTACGCCTTCAAACACAGTTTGCGATGAATGGCGATCCGAGACCTTTTTACACCGCTTTTCGTCATAAGGATGGGACAAGTATTCCCGTGTATATTACATATGGAACCTTTTGGGAGGAAGGCACGTCTATTGGGTATTATTCGATGGTGCAGAAGCTCCCGGCCTCGTTTGGGAACAGCTATGGCTCCAAACAGTGCAGAGTATTGGATATTTCCGGTGAAGGTGCGTTCATCTACCATGCTGGGGAGCTTCAATACGTCAACCAGGCAGGGATGCAACTAGTTGGGGCTTCCGGCTTGGACGAGCTGCTATGGTATCCTTTTCAGTCGTTTTTCCATCCCCGTGATGTACCGAAGATCAAGGGACTCCTCCGCATTTTGGAGGAAGGGGAAACGGCTGCGCCGATTGAGGTTGAGCTGATCCGCTTGGATGGAACTCGGACGGAGGTAGAAGTGTGTGGAACATCCGTGCCGATGCAGGACAAGCCCTCCGTGTACATACTGATCCGAGATATCACGGAACGCAAACGGGCGCAAGAATTTTTGCAAAACTCGGAAAAACTCGCGCTAGTCGGTCAATTGGCGGCAGGGATCGCACATGAGATACGCAATCCGCTTACCTCGCTAAAAGGCTTTGTGCAATTAATGCAAAAGGATGGCATGAGAAAGCCAGAATACTTCTCGATCATGAGCTCGGAATTGGCGCGGATCGAGATGATTGTCACAGAGCTGCTGGTCTTGGCGAAGCCGCATACGGCCGTGTTTGAAGCCCGCGATCTGTCCAACCTGATCACGCATGTGGTGACGCTCTTGGAGACGGAGGCGATTTTGAAAAAGGTCATGATTCAGGTCGTTTTCGAATCGGAAGTCCCCTTGATCCATTGCGATGAGAATCAGTTGAAGCAAGCCTTCATTAACTTTTTGAAAAATGGAATCGAAGCAACCTCAGGGAATGGAGAAATTGTGATTCGACTGCGGTGTGAAGATGACCGAGTCGTCATTCGGTTTGAAGATAATGGAGTGGGTATTCCAGCTCATCAGATTGCGAGATTGGGAGAGGCTTTTTTCACGACGAAGGAAACGGGGACGGGCCTGGGATTGATGGTGAGCCGCAAAATCATTGAGAACCATCGAGGGACTCTGCGGTTGATCAGCACCCCAGGTAACGGAACGGCAGTCGAGGTATGCTTGCCGATCAGCAGCTAG
- a CDS encoding GGDEF domain-containing protein, with translation MHEKHDVREAYARQLLERYSQWLGNIEEVELGEVEALSREVDSMLSEQDSVLHAELLKKIVELRNKVTEMMWISEHMKILHDLSHIFAKTFEESKILWKAFELVSRVMRADAFFIAFYDEGDSEIKIPISIDNGVNYGPLTIPYGQAMVSKVIDTRETIHIKTMKNEPSEPEMIRWGSPEIDTNTCIFVPLMLGNQIKGVISAQSYREFAYKKEHEELLKIIGFQVASAIETARLYERMYQMSFQDELTGIANYRAFHRDLEKLLSEEDASVSLIMLDSDSLKAVNDHYGHHAGDALIKQIAEAMKEVSGPEDTAYRYAGDEFMLLCPGSSMEMAEEKAHAIREYLRLRPLTQDDCCILIAVSVGIARFPQDANTADGLKRAADEALYRSKRKGKNCTTVYAAG, from the coding sequence ATGCATGAGAAGCACGACGTTAGAGAAGCGTATGCAAGACAGTTGTTGGAGCGTTATAGCCAATGGCTCGGAAACATAGAAGAAGTCGAGCTTGGCGAGGTCGAAGCATTATCTCGTGAGGTAGACAGTATGCTGTCGGAGCAGGACAGTGTCTTGCATGCAGAACTGCTTAAGAAGATTGTGGAGCTGCGAAATAAGGTAACCGAAATGATGTGGATCTCCGAGCACATGAAGATTTTACATGACCTCAGCCACATTTTTGCGAAAACGTTTGAGGAAAGCAAAATTTTGTGGAAAGCATTCGAGCTGGTCTCGCGTGTGATGCGTGCAGATGCTTTCTTTATTGCCTTTTATGATGAAGGCGACAGTGAGATCAAAATTCCGATCAGCATAGATAATGGGGTCAATTACGGTCCGCTCACGATTCCCTACGGGCAAGCGATGGTGTCCAAAGTAATCGATACAAGGGAAACAATCCACATCAAGACGATGAAGAACGAGCCAAGCGAGCCAGAAATGATCCGCTGGGGAAGCCCGGAAATTGATACGAATACATGCATTTTCGTTCCACTTATGCTGGGGAATCAGATCAAGGGCGTTATTTCTGCCCAGTCTTATCGCGAGTTCGCCTATAAAAAAGAGCACGAGGAACTACTGAAAATCATTGGTTTTCAGGTAGCAAGTGCTATCGAAACGGCGCGTTTGTATGAGCGAATGTATCAGATGTCGTTCCAGGATGAGCTGACAGGGATTGCGAACTATCGTGCGTTCCATCGTGATTTGGAAAAGCTGCTGAGTGAAGAGGATGCGTCTGTTTCTTTGATCATGCTGGACTCAGACAGCTTAAAAGCGGTGAACGACCATTATGGTCATCATGCAGGGGACGCACTGATTAAGCAAATTGCCGAAGCGATGAAAGAAGTGTCGGGACCAGAGGATACTGCGTATCGTTATGCGGGAGACGAGTTCATGCTGCTCTGCCCAGGATCGTCTATGGAGATGGCGGAGGAAAAAGCGCATGCCATTCGGGAGTATTTGCGCTTGCGCCCCTTAACACAGGACGATTGCTGCATCTTGATTGCGGTCAGTGTTGGCATTGCGCGCTTCCCTCAAGACGCAAACACGGCAGATGGCTTGAAGCGGGCAGCAGATGAGGCACTGTACCGCTCCAAGCGCAAAGGAAAAAACTGCACGACCGTGTATGCAGCCGGCTAA